The Thermasporomyces composti region ACCGCGATCAGTGCGGCCCTCATGGCGTTCATCCAGTCGATCACGCTCTCCCACACCGACGTCTTCGACGAGTACCGGTTCTGGGCGGTCGGGTCGCTCGCCGGACGGGACGAGACGGTTCTCCTCCAGGTGTGGCCGTTCCTTCTGGTCGGGTGCCTGCTCGCGCTCGGCCTGGGCGGGGCGCTCAACGCCGTTTCCCTCGGCGACGAGACGGGCCGGGCGCTGGGCGCTCACCTGGGTCGCACCCGTGCGCTCGGAGCGGTGGCGATCACGCTGTTGTGTGGCGCCGCGACCGCCGCCGTCGGTCCGGTGGGTTTCGTCGGCTTGACGATCCCGCACATCGCGCGCGCCATCTGCGGCCCCGACCAGCGCTGGGTCCTCGCCTACTCGGTGGTGCTGGGCCCCACCCTGCTCGTCGCGGCGGACGTCGTCGGCCGCCTCGTGGCGCGGCCGGGAGAGGTGGAGGTCGGCATCGTCACCGCCGTCGTGGGTGCGCCCGTCTTCCTCTCCTTGGTACGCCGACGGAGGATCGCGCAGCTATGACGGTGGTCACCGCCCAGCACGCTGATCCTCGCCTGCCGGGCCGCGCGCTCCGCGTGGGCGGGCTGTCGTTCCGGCTTCGAGCGCGGACCGTGGCGGTCTGCCTTGGCCTGGCGCTCCTCGCTCTCGTCGGCGCCGCGGTGACGCTGTCGACGGGTGACTACCCGATCCCGCTCCCCGACGTGGTGCGCGCCCTCGTCGGCGACGGCAGCCAGGCGAGCACCTTCATCGTCGTGACCCTGCGGCTTCCGCGACTGCTGACGGCTCTGCTGGTCGGCGCCGCTCTCGGTCTCGGCGGGGCGGTCTTCCAGAGTCTGACGCGCAACCCGCTGGGAAGCCCGGACATCGTGGGCTTCACGACGGGCGCGGCGTCCGGCGCCCTGGTCGCCTTGCTCATCGTCAAGGCGGGTCCGGCGGGTGTCGCGAGCGCGGCCGTCGGCGGAGGTCTGGCGACGGCCCTGCTGGTCTACGTGTTGGCCTGGAAGCGGGGCGTCCAGGGCTACCGGCTCGTGCTGGTCGGCATCGGGGTGAGCGCGCTCCTCACCTCCGTCAACTCCTACCTGCTCACCCGCGCCGACGTGGTGGACGCGCAGTACGCCGCGGCGTGGCTCACCGGGAGCTTGAACGGCCGCGGCTGGGAGCACGTGGGCCCGGTCGCGGCGGCGCTCGCCGTCCTCGTACCGGCGCTCCTGCTGCTCGGCCGACGACTCCGCATGCTGGAGATGGGCGACGACGTGGCGAAGGCGCTCGGGGTCCCGGTCGAGCGGTCGCGACTGGCCCTGATCGTGCTGGCGGTCGGCGTCACGGCGGTGGCGACCGCCTCGGCGGGGCCGGTCGCCTTCGTAGCCCTGGCGGCACCTCAGCTCGCCCGCCGGCTGACGGGAGAACCAGGCGTCGGGCTCGTGTCGTCCGCCCTCATGGGCTCGTGCGTCCTGGTGTTCAGCGACCTCGCCGCGCAACGCCTGCTCGCGCCGACACAGCTGCCCGTCGGCGTCATGACCGGGGCCGTCGGCGGTGTCTACCTGGCTTGGCTGCTCGCGCGGGAATGGAGGTCCGGGCGGTCATGACGCGTCACGGCGAGACGAGCCGGCTCTGGGCCGAGCAGCTCACCCTCGGCTACGACGGGCGGATCGTGGCGGACGGGCTCGACGCGGTCATCCCCGACGGCTCGTTCACCGTCATCATCGGCCCGAACGCCTGCGGCAAGTCCACCTTGCTCCGCGCCCTCGCGCGCACGCTGCGACCCACCCGTGGGGCGGTGTACCTCGACGGGCAGACGATCTCCTCCTACTCGACGAAGGAGGTGGCCCGCCGGCTCGGTCTGCTCCCCCAGAGCCCCATCGCGCCTGACGGCATCACGGTGGCCGACCTCGTGGCCCGCGGGCGGTACCCCCACCAGCGGCTGCTCCGCCAGTGGTCACGGGACGACGAGGCGGCCGTGGCCGAGGCGATGGCGGCGACCGGCGTGGCCGAGCTCGCCGACCGGTTCGTCGACGAGCTGTCGGGTGGTCAGCGGCAGCGGGTCTGGTTGGCCATGGCGCTCGCCCAGCAGACGTCCCTGCTCCTGCTCGACGAGCCGACGACGTACCTCGACATCGCTCACCAGATCGAGGTCCTCGACCTCTGCGCGGACCTTCACGAACGTCAGGGCCGCACGCTCGTCGCCGTGCTCCATGACTTGAACCAGGCCGCACGGTACGCCACCCACCTGGTCGTCATGCGAGACGGCGCCATCGTCGCGTCCGGTCCACCGTCCCAGGTGCTGACGGCCGAGCTCGTGGAGCGAGTCTTCGACCTGCCCTGCCGGGTGATCGCGGATCCGGAGGCGGGGACACCCTTGGTGGTGCCGGCCAGTCGGCGGGCTCGCGTCGCGACCGAGCCGGCAGCCGGTCAGGCGGCGTCCTAGGGCCCGGTCCGCCGGCGCGCCGGTCTCGACCTCTCACGCGGTGAGCGGCTCACATGGCGACGTGCCCCGGTCAGCCGCGCCGGTGGTCGAGACGGCCCAGTCGGGAAGGCCTCGCGGGTCCGGTGTCGGCGCCCATCGACCGTCGACGACGTCGTAGCTCCAGCGAGGTCCGGACGTGACGAGCTGTTCCACTGCGGCGGCGAGGCGCTCGACGTCGTCCAGCGTCGTCCCGACGCCGAAGCTCGCGCGGACCGCCCCCTCAGGCGCGCCGAGGCGCGACAGGAGGGGATGCGCGCAGAACTTGCCGTCCCGGACGCCGATCCCGTGTTCAGCGGAGAGGTAGGCGGCCACGAGCCCGGGCGCGTACCCGTCCACGGTGAACGCCACCACCCCGATCGAGGTCGTGCTGTCTCGCCAGATCCGCAGGGTTCGGACACCGGGCAGCCGGTTGAGGCGGTCGGTGAGCGCCGTGCGGAGGGCCTCCTCGTGCGCCTCCAGCGCGCCCGACGGTAGCTGGGAGAGGGTGCGAGCAGCCTGGGCGAGGGTCGCCGCCCCGAGGACGTTCGGGGTGCCTCCCTCGTGCCGCTGCGGTGCGGCCGCCCACTCGGTGTGGGTGAGGGTGACCTCGCGGACGGCACCCCCTCCCGGCAGGTATGCCGGGGCCTCGTCGAGCCAGTCCCTCCGTCCGGCGAGCACGCCGGCTCCGAACGGCGCGTAGAGCTTGTGCCCGGACAGCGCGACGTAGTCCACCCCGGACGACGCCAGGTCGATCCTGCGGTGGGGGGCGAGCTGCGCAGCGTCGAGGACGACTCGGGCGCCGGCCGCGTGGGCGAGCTCCACGATCTCGGCGAGAGGCAAGACCTCGCCGGTGACGTTCGACGCGCCGGTGATGGCGAGGAGGCTGGCCGGTCGCGCCTCCAGCTCCGCGCGCAGACTCACCAGCGTGGCCCGCTGGGTGGTGCCGGCGAGGACGCAGCGGTGTTGGCCTCGCCGCCACGGAAGCAGGTTGGCGTGGTGCTCGATGTCGAGGAAGGTGACGCGGCCGCCACCAGGGCCGTCGTCGGGGACACACCGTGCCAACAGGTTGAGCGCGTCGGTGGTGTTGCGGGTGAAGATCACCACGTCGTCGGGACGCGCACCGAGAAACGCCGCGACGTCGGCCCGGGCACCTTCGTAGAGCGCGGTGCAGACCTGGGAGGTGTAGCCGGCGCCGCGGTGGACGCTCGCGTAGTACGGCAGCACCTCGCTCAGGTGGTCGGCGACCGACTGCAGGCTCGGAGCGCTCGCGGCGTAGTCGAGGTTGGCGTACGGGAGGGAGTCGCCGGTGACGAGCGGGACCTCGATGCCGGTGCCGACCACGGGAAGCAGCGGCGCCTGGCCAGGACACGCGGGGTCAGCGGAGTTCACCTGGACGTCGAGAGCAGTCACACCACACCTCACGGGGCTCAGGGACCCCGAGGGTTCTGGGGTCCGCGCTTGCGGTGCCACGTGGCACGCCTGGTCCTCACCCGGAGCACCCCACCGCGGAGGAGGGTTGCCGGCCAGCGAGCCGGGGCTTTCGGGGCCTCGCACCGACGACAGGACACGCGTCGCGAAGGGCGCGGTGGTGTCGACGGTCGAGCCCCGCGCTGGCGCTCATGACCGCGAGCCACAGTAACCGACCGGCCGCCGCCATCGCGGGCGTGTTTCGAATAATGAGAACTTGTCTTACGAAGTGGACACAGGTGGGCTTTCGTACCGCCAGCGCCGGCCAGTCGTCCGGACCGCTACGGCCCGTACACGCGCAGGTAGTCGAAGGTCGCGGTGACCCCTTCACCACCCATGGCCACCAAGCCGACCCGGGGCTCGGCATCGGCTGGCAGGTGCCACACCGCACCCCAGATCCAGTGCTCCCCGTCGCGGCTCGTCGCGGCCCGGAACAGATGCTCGCCGGTCTCCGGATGGATGGTGTGGCGCATCCGCAGCCACAGCGTGTCGGCGGATGGCCCGAGCTGAATCGCGTTCGGCCACGGGCTGGCAGCCGGCCCGACCCACAAGAACGCCTGCCGGGTCGTCCCGGTGGACGTCGGTGCCACGTGCAGGGAGTTCACCCGGTCACCCCAGACGAGCAGGCCCGCCCGTTCGTAGCCGCGCGGCCCGGTGCCGAGCGGAAGGTGCACCTTGGTCTCGACCGTGTACGTGCCCTCCGGCGCGTCGCGCAGCAGCACCGCCGCGTGGTCGTCCGACCTCAGGTCGCCCGCCTGGGTCGGCCACACCAGCGCGCCGCCGACTACCTCGGGGTTCGACTGTGGGGTGCCGACGATCGTCCACGCCTCGTCGAGCTCGGCGCCTTCGAACTCGTCGCTGAACTCCGGCAGCAACGCTCCCACCGTGGGATCCGGCACCTTGGCGGTCACCGGCTCGTACAGCGCGGTAACACCCACGTTGTCGGCCTCCGCGCCGCGACCCTGCGCCGCCACGCCGACGGGGGAGGGTTTCCCGAGCCGTTCCGGCACCTCGACGCTCACCTCGGCCAGCGGGCTGCCTTCCATCGCCGCGCTCACCTCGAACGTCGCCCACGACCCGCGGACCTCTGCGGTGACCGCGTGCCAGGTGTCGAACCGGAAGCCTGCGTGGAGGCGGTCGCTCGCCGACCTCACGACCTCGCCGTCCACGACGACATCGACGACGAGGGCGCGCCGCGACGGGTCCAGCCAGGCGACCACGTAGTTTCGGTGATCCTCATAGCCGACGACCAGGCCAGCCCGGCCCATGCCGCGCACCCGCAGGTCCGCCTCGGCCCGGTAGTCGGCCGCGGTGGTCTCCTCGCTCACCAGCAGCAGTGAGTGGGGTGCGGCCGAACGGCTTCGGACGAAGCCTCCGGCATCCCGCTCGCGGGCGAGACCCCACGCACCGGTGCCGACTGTCACCCAGCCGTCGAGGTCGCCGTCGTTGAACGTGCTGCCGACGTCCCACGTGCCGACCGGTGCCGGCTGCGGGGTGTCGGAGGTCCACTGACCGGCGCGCACGGTGGGCCAGCCATCGATCCAGTCCAGCCGGTCCATCACCGTCGGACGGCCACCCCAGTTGTCGAACCGGCTGTTGGCGTTGCTGAAGAACCAGTCCTGTCCGGAGCGGTCGACGGCGGTCGCGTTGTGGCCGGTGCCGACGAGGCTGCTTCCCGTCGTGGCGTTGACGAGGGTGCCGCCCGGAGCGTCCGCCGTCAGGGGTACGCCCTCGGCGTCGACGAACGGCCCGAGCGGGGACGTGGCTCGACCGACGAACACGGGGTAGCCGCCGGTGTCGACCTCGCAGCACCCGTAGCCGGAGTAGAACAGGTAGTAGTAGCCGTCGCGCTTGACCACCCAGGCGGCTTCCCCACGGTTGCCCGCCACCACCTGTCTCGGCTCACCCACGGCTCGGGTGCCGTCGTCGGAGAGCTGGACGACGTGCATGCCGCCCTCCCGGAAGGAGCCGTAGTACAGGTACTTCGTGCCGTCGGAGTCGACGAACAGCGCTGGGTCGATCTCCATGACCTCGCTGTCGGGAACGAAGTCGACGACCGGACGGCCGATGTCCCTCCACGGCCCAGCTGGCGTGGGGGCGGTGGCCAGCCCGATGGCGGCGTCGCCACCACCGGCAAGCGAGTAGTACAGGTAGTAGGTCCCGTCCACGTAGCGGACGTCCGGTGCCCAGTAGCCCGTACCCGGGAACGGCTTCCACTCAGGGTGGTTGTCCTCGTTGAAGACCGTTCCGACGAACTCCCACGTCACCAGGTCGGCGCTTCGCGCGATCGGCATGTAGTACGGCGGTCCGCCGTTCTGCTGGTTCTCGCGGGTCATCACCGTCGTCGTGGCGTAGGCGTACCAGTAGCCGTCCTTCGCGCGGATGATCCCGGGGTCCGAGAACGCGTCTGCGAAGTTCGACATCAACGGGTTGGTGTAGGTCCGCTGGTCGGCTGCGGTTGACGGCGCCGCGCCTGCCAGGACGAGCACGAGCGCCGCACACCACACCGACAGCCGTCGCCGGAGCTTCATCAGCTGATCCCCTTTCTCGGGCCACCGCATCGCCGTGTCCGTTGTCGGCGAGCTGAGGTCTCAGCCCACCGCGGCCTCGACATCCGCTTGCGTCGACGAGTCATCGCTGTCGATCAGGCTCGCCGCATCACCAGGGCGACCAGGCGCCACCACCGGTCCCGCAGGGCCCCGACGAGTCGCAGATCCGCCAGTCGTCCGGCCTCACCGCCGTCCAGCGTGAACGAGAACCACCGGAACTCTCCCTGCGGAATGATCTCGTCCCCGGAGCTGCCCAGCAGCGTGTCACCCTCGTAGACGCTGGTCGTGCCGGAGGGCGAGTAGGCGTCACCGGTGAGGACGTCGACCCGGTGCGCGCCGGCGGGCACCGCGAGGCGCAGGACGTAGTCCTGGTCGCGCCCCAGCACGAAGTCGCGGCGCAGGACGTCCAGCCGCGCGCGGTCCCGGAACGTCGGCGGCTCCGTCACCCAGCCGAAGCCACGGTCGGCGTCCCACAACTCCTCCGGCGACAGGCGCCGGTATCCCTCCAGGACCGGGCTTGACGGACTGCCGGCGTCGAGAACCAGCACGGCGTCGTCGGGTGCCGGCACCACGATCGTGTCAACCGTCCATTGCTCGCCGTCGGGATCCTCCGCGAGGCGGACAGCGACGGTGCCCATGGTGGGCTCTGTCGGAGGCGTCACCCGCACCGTCAGCTCCACCTCCGCGCCACCCGGAACGCGGCCGCTGGCGGGCTCGGCCGTCCAACCCTCAGGGACGTCGACGGCGACGGTGACGTCGACCGGCTCGTCGGTCATCCCCGCCACGCTCACCCTGACGTCGTTCGGTCGGCCGGCCCACAGCACGCCGCTGGAGCGGACCTCGGTGAGGACGGCGGGCGGGATGGGCGCGTCGGGATTGACGATGACAAGGCCGCATAGCCGCCAGAAGCGGCCCGGGACGCTGGAGAACTCCAGGTCGACCTCCCGGCCCTCCGAGCCGCCATCGAGCTCGAAACGAAGCCACTCGAACGTGCCCCCACGGATGCGGCCGCCCTCCGCGACGCGCTGACCATTCACGTCGATGAACGTCGGCCAGACGTCGGGGCCACCGTCGCCGACCAGGACAGCCGTCTCATGGATCCCCGGTGGGATCGCGAGCCGCAGCGTGCAGGGTGCGGTGTCGCCACAGAAGTCCCGTCGTAGCGCGTCCCAGGCGTCACCGCGGTCGCGGGACTGCGGCGTGCGGCCGATCCACCCGTACCCGCGCGCCGGATCCCACATGGTCTCCGGCGTCAGGCGCTGGTAGCCGGGCACCAGTGGACTCGATCCCGAGCCCGCGTCAAGGGCGATGTGACAGCGACGGCCGGCGGGCGTGACGATCGTGGGGTGACCGGCGGTGCCCAGCACCTCGACGGCTGGGGTCATCGCGACCGCGAGCTGGAGCTGGTCGGCGACCAGGGGAGGTTGGACCGGCAACGTCATCTCTGCGTCCGCCCGGCTGGCGACCTCGGCCTCGGCGGTGCCGGCCGACCATCTCTCGTCGGGCACGTGTAGCCGCGCCGTCACTCGATGGTCTTGCCCAGTCGCGTTGGTGACCTTCAGCGGGAGGCGGTTCGGCCATCCGCCGAGCAGCAACGGCGTCCCTCTGCCGAACTCGTACTGCAGCCACTCACGCCGTTCGTCGAGGATTCTGGAGTAGTCGAAGAAGAACGAGACGATGGTGTCCCGCCAGCGCCGTGCGTGGAACGCGTGCTCGTCGAACGTCGCGAGGACGTCGGCGTGTCGGCGCGCGTCGACGTGCGGGGCGAGCTCACGCCACGTCTCGCGCATGCGGAGAACACGCTCGGCGCCGTCGAAGTGGCTGTCGTAGATGTGCTGGATGACCGTCGACCCCGAGTGGAGACGGTGGGTGTACGGCACCCAGTGCAGGAACAGCAACAGCTCGTCGGGCACCGTCTCCAGCGACTCGTACCGTTCGGCCCAGAACGGCGCGTACAGCCCGGTGAAGCCGCTCCCGGTGGCCACCGTCCGGTCGAAGCCCGTGCCCTCGGCGGTGGTGTGGTGGGACTGGTTGAGCGTCGACCGAGGGTCCGGGTCGAAGTGGGAGCCGGTCGGGAACGTGAGGTAGCCCATCCCGAGAGGCGAGGTGTAGTCCTCGTACGTCCGCCAGGACTCGAGCATGATGTCGGTCAGCGGTCGCACGAACGCCTCGTCCGGGGTGAACGTCAGCTGAATCCACTCGCGGACGATCTCCTCGGCCGACAAGCGTGGGTTCCACGCCAGCCGACCGAAGCCATGCGTGTTCGCTGCGCCGAGCAGGTAACCGGTCCAGTCGCGGTCGTCACCGAGGTTCGCCACGCCGACGATGCCCACGTGGGACTGACCGTAGGCGGTACCGGTGACGATGCTCTCGACTGTCGTCCCGTCCCCTTGCGCCTTGGTGTCGAAGTCGAGGATCTCCTTCCACTGCGGCACCAGGTAGCACAGGTGGACGTTGTGACCGGTGTACTCCTGGGTGATCTGAAGCTCGATCGCCTGGTTGGTCCGCGGCATCGCGCCGAACAGGGGGTGCACCGGCTCCCGCACCTGGAAGTCGAGAGGACCGTTCTTGGTCTGGACGACGACGTTCTCGGCGAACTCGCCGTCCAGGGGCGCGAAGGTCCGGTACTGGTACTCGGCCCAGTCGGAGAAGCCTTCGTGGACGAAGCTCCGCCAGAAGATGAGTCCGCCATACGGGCGGATCCGCTCGGCGAGCATGTTCGCGCCGTCCGCGTGGGTCCTCCCGTAGTCCAGGGGGCCGGGCTGCCCCTCAGAGTTGGCCTTGACCAGGAACCCGCCGAAGTCGGGGATGAGCTCGTAGATCTCGGCGATCTTCTCCTGCCACCAGAGCTGGACGCGCGGGTCGAACGGGTCCGCTGTGGTGATCGGGGACGGATCGTTCGCCGTCAGGACCATCGGGCTCGCGTAGTTCGCCGACAGGTAGAGGCGGATCCCGTAGCAGCGGAGCAGGTCAGCGAGCGCGGCAAGCCCACCCAGCCGGTCGGAGGACAGGAAGTGCGCGTTCGCGTTGACATTGTTGACGACCGTGCCGTTGACGCCGATCGAAGCCAGGATCCGGGCGTAGTCGATGTAGCGCGGCCGCAGCGTCGGCAGCTCATCCCAGTGGAGGATCGCCAGGCCCGCGTAGCCGCGCTCGACCGCACGGTCCAGGTCGTACCAGTGGTTGAACACTCGCAGCGGTGCGGCCGGACGTTCCGTGGCGTCCAGGGTGGCAAGCGGGCGGTGGGTTTGCAGATGTCGCAGGAGGTGGAAGGCGCCGTAGAGCAGTCCGCGCTGGTGTGTCGCCGCGACGACGACGTGCCTGTCTCCCACAGTCGTCAGCCGGTAGCCCTCAGGGCCGAGCGCGGCGAGCTCGTCGTGGCTGAAGAGCGAGCGAACGAACGGCGACTCGTCGTAGGTGCCGAGGACGACGCCGCCGCCCTCGAGGCGCTCACGAACCTCGATCTCGCGGGAAAGCAGGCCACGGAGTCCCGTCGTGAGCTCCCGCGTCGCACAGCGCAGAAGCTCGCCCGATCCCTGCGGCACGATCGCGGTGAGCCGGCGACGATACTCCGCGAGCCGAGCGGGGTCGTCGACATGGCGGTACCGCAGCCACAGCTCGTAGCCGTCCTCGTCGGGTGGGCGAGTGGCTGACGCCGAGGCGAGCG contains the following coding sequences:
- a CDS encoding FecCD family ABC transporter permease, whose translation is MARAVGTLDRQGDVVPASRRSVTALRGAGLLVALAVLVLVALLSVALGAKPIPLSEVVDVLVHRGTSNEAVVIWELRVPRTILGLAVGAALGLAGALMQALTRNPLADPGILGITAGAAAAVVVAIAFLGVTSLVSYVWFALVGAAAAAVVVYLLGSAGRGGATPVRLALAGTAISAALMAFIQSITLSHTDVFDEYRFWAVGSLAGRDETVLLQVWPFLLVGCLLALGLGGALNAVSLGDETGRALGAHLGRTRALGAVAITLLCGAATAAVGPVGFVGLTIPHIARAICGPDQRWVLAYSVVLGPTLLVAADVVGRLVARPGEVEVGIVTAVVGAPVFLSLVRRRRIAQL
- a CDS encoding FecCD family ABC transporter permease yields the protein MTVVTAQHADPRLPGRALRVGGLSFRLRARTVAVCLGLALLALVGAAVTLSTGDYPIPLPDVVRALVGDGSQASTFIVVTLRLPRLLTALLVGAALGLGGAVFQSLTRNPLGSPDIVGFTTGAASGALVALLIVKAGPAGVASAAVGGGLATALLVYVLAWKRGVQGYRLVLVGIGVSALLTSVNSYLLTRADVVDAQYAAAWLTGSLNGRGWEHVGPVAAALAVLVPALLLLGRRLRMLEMGDDVAKALGVPVERSRLALIVLAVGVTAVATASAGPVAFVALAAPQLARRLTGEPGVGLVSSALMGSCVLVFSDLAAQRLLAPTQLPVGVMTGAVGGVYLAWLLAREWRSGRS
- a CDS encoding ABC transporter ATP-binding protein, whose translation is MTRHGETSRLWAEQLTLGYDGRIVADGLDAVIPDGSFTVIIGPNACGKSTLLRALARTLRPTRGAVYLDGQTISSYSTKEVARRLGLLPQSPIAPDGITVADLVARGRYPHQRLLRQWSRDDEAAVAEAMAATGVAELADRFVDELSGGQRQRVWLAMALAQQTSLLLLDEPTTYLDIAHQIEVLDLCADLHERQGRTLVAVLHDLNQAARYATHLVVMRDGAIVASGPPSQVLTAELVERVFDLPCRVIADPEAGTPLVVPASRRARVATEPAAGQAAS
- a CDS encoding aminotransferase class V-fold PLP-dependent enzyme, with the protein product MTALDVQVNSADPACPGQAPLLPVVGTGIEVPLVTGDSLPYANLDYAASAPSLQSVADHLSEVLPYYASVHRGAGYTSQVCTALYEGARADVAAFLGARPDDVVIFTRNTTDALNLLARCVPDDGPGGGRVTFLDIEHHANLLPWRRGQHRCVLAGTTQRATLVSLRAELEARPASLLAITGASNVTGEVLPLAEIVELAHAAGARVVLDAAQLAPHRRIDLASSGVDYVALSGHKLYAPFGAGVLAGRRDWLDEAPAYLPGGGAVREVTLTHTEWAAAPQRHEGGTPNVLGAATLAQAARTLSQLPSGALEAHEEALRTALTDRLNRLPGVRTLRIWRDSTTSIGVVAFTVDGYAPGLVAAYLSAEHGIGVRDGKFCAHPLLSRLGAPEGAVRASFGVGTTLDDVERLAAAVEQLVTSGPRWSYDVVDGRWAPTPDPRGLPDWAVSTTGAADRGTSPCEPLTA
- a CDS encoding family 43 glycosylhydrolase gives rise to the protein MKLRRRLSVWCAALVLVLAGAAPSTAADQRTYTNPLMSNFADAFSDPGIIRAKDGYWYAYATTTVMTRENQQNGGPPYYMPIARSADLVTWEFVGTVFNEDNHPEWKPFPGTGYWAPDVRYVDGTYYLYYSLAGGGDAAIGLATAPTPAGPWRDIGRPVVDFVPDSEVMEIDPALFVDSDGTKYLYYGSFREGGMHVVQLSDDGTRAVGEPRQVVAGNRGEAAWVVKRDGYYYLFYSGYGCCEVDTGGYPVFVGRATSPLGPFVDAEGVPLTADAPGGTLVNATTGSSLVGTGHNATAVDRSGQDWFFSNANSRFDNWGGRPTVMDRLDWIDGWPTVRAGQWTSDTPQPAPVGTWDVGSTFNDGDLDGWVTVGTGAWGLARERDAGGFVRSRSAAPHSLLLVSEETTAADYRAEADLRVRGMGRAGLVVGYEDHRNYVVAWLDPSRRALVVDVVVDGEVVRSASDRLHAGFRFDTWHAVTAEVRGSWATFEVSAAMEGSPLAEVSVEVPERLGKPSPVGVAAQGRGAEADNVGVTALYEPVTAKVPDPTVGALLPEFSDEFEGAELDEAWTIVGTPQSNPEVVGGALVWPTQAGDLRSDDHAAVLLRDAPEGTYTVETKVHLPLGTGPRGYERAGLLVWGDRVNSLHVAPTSTGTTRQAFLWVGPAASPWPNAIQLGPSADTLWLRMRHTIHPETGEHLFRAATSRDGEHWIWGAVWHLPADAEPRVGLVAMGGEGVTATFDYLRVYGP
- a CDS encoding alpha-glucuronidase family glycosyl hydrolase, whose product is MPHLSRRRLLQVGAASAVSSFLPVDAALASASATRPPDEDGYELWLRYRHVDDPARLAEYRRRLTAIVPQGSGELLRCATRELTTGLRGLLSREIEVRERLEGGGVVLGTYDESPFVRSLFSHDELAALGPEGYRLTTVGDRHVVVAATHQRGLLYGAFHLLRHLQTHRPLATLDATERPAAPLRVFNHWYDLDRAVERGYAGLAILHWDELPTLRPRYIDYARILASIGVNGTVVNNVNANAHFLSSDRLGGLAALADLLRCYGIRLYLSANYASPMVLTANDPSPITTADPFDPRVQLWWQEKIAEIYELIPDFGGFLVKANSEGQPGPLDYGRTHADGANMLAERIRPYGGLIFWRSFVHEGFSDWAEYQYRTFAPLDGEFAENVVVQTKNGPLDFQVREPVHPLFGAMPRTNQAIELQITQEYTGHNVHLCYLVPQWKEILDFDTKAQGDGTTVESIVTGTAYGQSHVGIVGVANLGDDRDWTGYLLGAANTHGFGRLAWNPRLSAEEIVREWIQLTFTPDEAFVRPLTDIMLESWRTYEDYTSPLGMGYLTFPTGSHFDPDPRSTLNQSHHTTAEGTGFDRTVATGSGFTGLYAPFWAERYESLETVPDELLLFLHWVPYTHRLHSGSTVIQHIYDSHFDGAERVLRMRETWRELAPHVDARRHADVLATFDEHAFHARRWRDTIVSFFFDYSRILDERREWLQYEFGRGTPLLLGGWPNRLPLKVTNATGQDHRVTARLHVPDERWSAGTAEAEVASRADAEMTLPVQPPLVADQLQLAVAMTPAVEVLGTAGHPTIVTPAGRRCHIALDAGSGSSPLVPGYQRLTPETMWDPARGYGWIGRTPQSRDRGDAWDALRRDFCGDTAPCTLRLAIPPGIHETAVLVGDGGPDVWPTFIDVNGQRVAEGGRIRGGTFEWLRFELDGGSEGREVDLEFSSVPGRFWRLCGLVIVNPDAPIPPAVLTEVRSSGVLWAGRPNDVRVSVAGMTDEPVDVTVAVDVPEGWTAEPASGRVPGGAEVELTVRVTPPTEPTMGTVAVRLAEDPDGEQWTVDTIVVPAPDDAVLVLDAGSPSSPVLEGYRRLSPEELWDADRGFGWVTEPPTFRDRARLDVLRRDFVLGRDQDYVLRLAVPAGAHRVDVLTGDAYSPSGTTSVYEGDTLLGSSGDEIIPQGEFRWFSFTLDGGEAGRLADLRLVGALRDRWWRLVALVMRRA